In the Arachis ipaensis cultivar K30076 chromosome B04, Araip1.1, whole genome shotgun sequence genome, ggacaggtgcttcacggtgactttgtATGACCGGGATAACTCCGAGTTCATCGTAGCGGAGACCACTCCGACGGGCTCTTTCTCATTGGGTAGCTACAGAGTATCGCTTGCCTCTCAGACATGTGATTGCGGGTACTTTCAGGCACTTCATTTCCCGTGTCAGCACGCACTTGCATGTTGTGCCTACTCACGAGTGACCTGGACCTCTTATGTTCACAGCGTCTATCGGATTAGTTCGGTATTCAATGTGTATCGGATTGGATTCACACCTCCGATCCCggagggtttctggccaccaTACGACAGGCCCACTGTGATACCGGACCCTAACAAGAGGCGTGCGAGAGAGGGTCGTCCGAGGTCCACTAGGATACAGACGAATATGGACGAGGCGGATCCGAACCGGCCAAAGAGGTGTGGCCTATGTCGCCAACCCAGACACACACGCCGGAATTGCCCACAGCTAGCTGGATCGTCTCAGACAGGGGGCCATTAGTAGCCATGTTCTTAGTCTTGGTACTTATTTTTTTAAGTTTCGCGCTTCGATGTTTTATTTAAGCACTCATGTAACTTGTTGAGCTTTGTGTGTTGTATTGGGCATGCTGTGGGTTAACTAATGAATATGTTATGGTTTCGCTTTGAGTCTTTCTACAAGTCTGGTGAATGAAATTTTTAATAAGTAAATCAAAATATTACATTGTGGCGTACTACAAATGAATCTGATATTCAATGATATAACCTTTAAACACCCGTTTCCAAAGTACAACAACATGATTAAAACAACAAAAGTGAAATAAAGCTAAGATAACAACAACAGTTAACATGGCCAGCATACATGAAACATGAATCATCTAAACAAATGCGAGCCCGTAAAGCAACGACGAGGTACCCGTGTCCTCTGACCTCTGCGGATAAGCGGCTCCTCGTCCTCGATCTCGTCCTCCTCCTCATCCGGGGCAAGCTGTGCAGGTGGCGTACAATGGATGGGTGCCACAGACGGCTCGGCAACTGAATGTGATGCAGCAGTGTAGGTGGAGGGTAGGGTACCTCCCAAACCAAAATGGTCGGCAACAGATGTCGTAGGAGGCTCATTCAGATCGACATCTAAAGGTGCCTGCGTGCCGAAGGTCTGACCACGTCTCCGGGCCGACATGTCCTCTTGCATGATGGTGGTAATCTCCTCTAAAAACTGCTGACCCCCAAAGTCCGCATCAAGCGTATCTGAGGCAAGGAAGTCTGACCACTGTGATCCCGGAATAACCCATGGGGTACCCTCCTGCTGAGGCTGGTCATCAGCGGGTACACCAACGAAGTAATCTCCCAGAGGCCCCGACCCGAGTCGAGCGTCACCAGGGTCAGCCCCATCACCCATACCTGACCCATACCACTCACTTCCATGTCCGCCATCGTGGGTACTAACACCTGCAACTGCTACTGCCCCTGCACTATCCCCGCCCACGGGCCCATGATGATCGTCGTCATCGTCATCCTCGTCACGACCAGGGTGCTCCGCTGCAACACGCCCTCTCTGTCTCCCTCTCTGGCCTCGTCGTCCGCCTCCAGCGGGACCCGCATCGTCATCATCGTCCATAGCATGCTCAAGCCATCTCCAGTCATGCTGGCTCCATCGTGTCCCGACACGAGCTCTCCTCTCAACCCGCCGTCTATCCAGCACGTCCTCAGGACGATCCATGTCAGGAACTCGCCCAGCACCCCGCTGTGAGGCCTCAACTGGAATAGAAACGGCTCTCGGATCCCCCAAGTGCATATCCGGAGACAAGAATCTCTTTCCATGCTGACTCCAACACTCAAGGAACTCATGCGACGATCCAGGGTCGGCAATAACATCGAACCTCAACACGGTCTCCGCACGGTCGTCCCAATATAGATGCCACTTCTGCA is a window encoding:
- the LOC110271298 gene encoding uncharacterized protein LOC110271298 — its product is MGTGQQFSQYLVKCIEANLKTDRCFTVTLYDRDNSEFIVAETTPTGSFSLGSYRVSLASQTCDCGYFQALHFPCQHALACCAYSRVTWTSYVHSVYRISSVFNVYRIGFTPPIPEGFWPPYDRPTVIPDPNKRRAREGRPRSTRIQTNMDEADPNRPKRCGLCRQPRHTRRNCPQLAGSSQTGGH